Proteins from a genomic interval of Macadamia integrifolia cultivar HAES 741 unplaced genomic scaffold, SCU_Mint_v3 scaffold561, whole genome shotgun sequence:
- the LOC122069234 gene encoding pentatricopeptide repeat-containing protein At3g12770-like, translating to MNGALLLKPFKTHQRKLQYFLQIDSYTSQLTKEKAQTHSLTSLQCGTLLQLFTNSKSYHKGKQLHAHMISSGLLVENTYLNTKLSSFYAICGNMSEARIIFNDIILKNSFSLNCMIRGYACNGFSLDSLALYREMLFFGQKADNFTYPFVLKACGDLLDVEIGRKIHSEIVIRGLESDIYVGNSLLSMYSKCRDMEAARKMFDRMPIRDLTSWNTMISGYTKNGNPEGALLIFSLMSRSGERADCATLVTVLPACANMRAWKLGRQMHGYIIRNNYGLHISVINSLIYVYCNCNFMVYARWLFEKYERDTVSWNSMILGYAKSGDAFESLRHFNQMLSEGIEPDQVTFIAVLGACDQITALQFGMSVHAFLTRKGFSVHTIVGTALGNLYAKCGRLGCSCQVFEEMPEKNLISWSAMIAAYGLHGKGREAIAVFNQMKAMNIRPDEVTFTSVLSACSHAGLVNEGCDIFYKIAKEYDMERKVEHYSCMVDLLGRAGRLDEAYKLIKTMEVKPTHDIWASLLFACRVHHNVKLAEIAALNAFDLNPKAVVPYISLSNIYAVEKRWDDVERVRAIVRSKGLKKQPGCSYVELEKVVHCFSVGDKSHPQSESIYSKLEDLHWQLKEAGYTPDTSSVLYDVNEEVKEKMLWDHSERLAIAFALINTAPRTVITITKNLRICCDCHTVTKLISKHLGREIIMRDAHRFHHFKNGICSCGDYW from the coding sequence ATGAATGGCGCTCTTTTGCTTAAACCCTTCAAAACCCACCAGAGAAAACTCCAATATTTCCTTCAAATCGACTCCTACACCAGCCAACTCACAAAAGAAAAAGCTCAGACACATTCTCTTACTTCTCTACAATGTGGAACTCTCTTACAGTTAtttaccaactccaaatcataccATAAAGGTAAGCAGCTCCATGCCCACATGATTTCTTCGGGCCTTCTCGTTGAAAACACTTACCTAAATACCAAACTTTCTTCCTTTTATGCAATTTGTGGTAACATGAGTGAAGCCCGTATTATTTTCAATGATATCATATTGAAAAACTCGTTCTCATTGAATTGCATGATTAGGGGATATGCCTGCAATGGTTTCTCTTTGGATTCCCTTGCTCTGTACCGTGAAATGTTGTTTTTTGGTCAAAAGGCAGATAATTTTACATACCCTTTTGTTCTCAAGGCGTGTGGTGATCTGTTGGATGTGGAAATTGGAAGGAAGATCCATTCTGAGATAGTAATTCGTGGGTTGGAATCTGATATCTACGTGGGTAATTCTCTCCTGTCAATGTATTCCAAATGTAGGGACATGGAGGCTGCTAGGAAGATGTTTGATAGAATGCCCATCAGAGACTTAACTTCTTGGAACACAATGATTTCAGGGTACACAAAAAATGGAAACCCCGAAGGGGCTTTATTGATTTTTAGTCTGATGAGTAGATCTGGAGAAAGAGCAGATTGTGCAACATTGGTCACCGTCCTCCCTGCTTGTGCCAATATGAGGGCATGGAAGCTGGGTAGACAAATGCATGGTTATATTATTCGAAATAATTATGGACTTCATATTTCTGTGATTAACTCTCTCATCTATGTATATTGTAATTGCAATTTTATGGTCTATGCAAGATGGTTATTTGAGAAGTATGAGAGAGATACTGTCTCATGGAATTCCATGATTTTGGGTTATGCCAAGAGTGGAGATGCTTTTGAAAGTCTGAGACATTTTAACCAAATGCTCTCAGAAGGTATAGAGCCTGATCAAGTTACTTTCATTGCTGTACTTGGAGCTTGTGATCAAATTACAGCTTTGCAATTTGGCATGTCTGTTCATGCTTTTCTCACTAGAAAAGGATTTTCTGTGCATACAATTGTGGGAACTGCACTTGGAAACTTGTATGCCAAATGCGGGAGATTGGGCTGTTCATGTCAAGTCTTTGAGGAGATGCCTGAGAAAAATTTGATTTCTTGGAGTGCTATGATTGCTGCATATGGACTgcatgggaagggaagggaggCTATAGCTGTTTTTAATCAAATGAAGGCAATGAATATTAGGCCAGATGAGGTTACCTTCACATCAGTTTTGTCAGCATGTAGCCATGCAGGGTTAGTGAATGAGGGATGTGATATTTTCTACAAAATTGCAAAGGAGTACGATATGGAGCGTAAAGTTGAGCATTATTCCTGTATGGTAGATCTCCTCGGCCGAGCAGGGCGTTTAGATGAAGCATATAAGTTGATCAAAACCATGGAAGTAAAACCTACACATGACATCTGGGCTTCACTTCTGTTTGCTTGTCGAGTCCACCACAATGTCAAGCTAGCAGAGATTGCGGCCTTGAATGCTTTTGATTTGAACCCAAAAGCTGTTGTTCCATACATTTCTCTCTCAAACATTTATGCAGTGGAGAAAAGATGGGATGATGTGGAAAGAGTGAGAGCCATTGTGAGATCGAAGGGGCTGAAGAAACAACCAGGATGCAGCTACGTTGAGTTGGAAAAGGTAGTTCATTGTTTTTCAGTTGGCGACAAGTCACACCCACAATCAGAGAGTATATATTCCAAGTTGGAAGACTTACATTGGCAACTCAAAGAGGCTGGTTACACCCCTGATACAAGTTCTGTGTTATATGATGTCAATGAAGAAGTGAAGGAGAagatgctttgggatcacagtGAGCGCCTAGCCATTGCTTTTGCTCTTATTAACACGGCTCCTCGGACAGTCATCACGATCACCAAGAACCTACGTATATGTTGTGATTGTCACACTGTGACCAAACTCATTTCCAAGCACTTGGGTCGAGAGATTATCATGAGAGATGCACATCGGTTCCACCACTTTAAAAATGGTATTTGTTCTTGTGGTGATTACTGGTGA
- the LOC122069244 gene encoding cytochrome c translates to MASFEEAPPGDAKVGEKIFKTKCAQCHTVDKGAGHKQGPNLNGLFGRQSGTTAGYSYSTANKNMAVIWEEKALYDYLLNPKKYIPGTKMVFPGLKKPQERADLIAYLKQSTAS, encoded by the exons ATGGCGTCGTTTGAGGAAGCTCCACCTGGGGATGCGAAAGTTGGAGAGAAGATTTTCAAGACTAAGTGTGCTCAGTGCCACACGGTCGACAAGGGTGCTGGACACAAGCAAG GACCCAATTTGAATGGCCTGTTTGGAAGACAGTCTGGGACAACTGCTGGGTACTCGTACTCTACTGCTAACAAGAACATGGCTgtgatttgggaagagaaggcGCTTTATGACTACTTGCTTAACCCTAAGAAG TACATCCCGGGCACAAAGATGGTTTTCCCTGGACTGAAGAAGCCACAGGAACGTGCTGATCTCATTGCATATCTCAAGCAATCCACAGCATCCTGA